Proteins encoded in a region of the Bacillus sp. T3 genome:
- a CDS encoding GDYXXLXY domain-containing protein, translated as MDPSDPFRGDYVSLRFAVEEVPTGLVDKDILDQKDELYDARVYVSLKEQDGVYVPTRVSLDKPDKGIYLKGNLQYFGRAWDPVKQMETEEVAFIQYSIDKYFVEDNTRNRVGKGICQG; from the coding sequence GTGGACCCATCTGATCCATTTCGTGGTGATTATGTTTCGTTAAGATTTGCGGTAGAAGAAGTACCAACAGGTTTAGTGGATAAAGACATTCTTGACCAAAAGGATGAGCTTTATGATGCAAGGGTATATGTTTCCTTAAAGGAACAGGATGGTGTGTACGTACCAACAAGAGTTTCACTTGATAAACCTGATAAGGGAATTTATTTAAAGGGTAATCTACAATACTTTGGTCGAGCATGGGACCCTGTTAAGCAAATGGAGACAGAAGAAGTGGCCTTTATTCAATATAGCATCGATAAATATTTTGTAGAGGACAATACCCGGAACAGAGTGGGAAAAGGCATCTGCCAAGGGTGA